One region of Syntrophobacter fumaroxidans MPOB genomic DNA includes:
- a CDS encoding aldo/keto reductase → MEKRKLGHSGLEIAPIAFGGNIFGWTVDEPTSFGLLDAFVGAGFNCIDTADVYSRWAPGNRGGESETIIGKWLKRSGNREKVVIATKVGKEMGPTAKGLSKAYVLRAVEDSLKRLQTDRIDLYQSHEDDPETPLEETLEAYAQLIRQGKVRAIGASNHAAGRLSEALEVSGRKGYPCYTSLQPLYNLYDRREYERELEPVCRREGLGVLPYFSLASGFLTGKYRRGADASKSARARYLERYLNDRGFHILDALDQVAREHHATPARVALAWLIARPGVTAAIASATNMEQMNELIRAPELAPAPADFELLDSASAYE, encoded by the coding sequence ATGGAAAAACGGAAGCTTGGACATTCGGGGTTGGAGATTGCTCCGATCGCTTTTGGAGGCAACATTTTCGGGTGGACCGTGGACGAGCCGACCTCCTTCGGGTTGCTGGACGCGTTCGTGGGGGCCGGGTTCAACTGCATCGACACGGCCGATGTTTATTCCCGGTGGGCGCCCGGCAACAGGGGCGGGGAATCCGAGACCATCATCGGGAAGTGGTTGAAACGGAGCGGCAACCGGGAAAAGGTGGTCATTGCGACGAAGGTGGGAAAGGAGATGGGCCCGACAGCCAAAGGGCTTTCGAAAGCCTATGTCCTTCGCGCAGTCGAGGATTCGCTGAAACGCCTCCAGACCGATCGAATCGATCTCTATCAGTCGCACGAAGACGATCCCGAAACCCCCTTGGAAGAGACTCTTGAGGCCTACGCGCAACTGATCCGACAGGGTAAGGTCAGGGCAATCGGAGCTTCGAACCACGCGGCCGGGCGGCTGTCTGAGGCGCTCGAGGTGAGCGGGCGGAAAGGGTATCCATGCTATACGAGCCTGCAACCCCTCTACAATCTTTACGACCGCCGGGAATATGAAAGGGAGCTCGAACCCGTCTGCCGGCGGGAGGGGCTGGGCGTGCTCCCCTACTTCTCCTTGGCCAGCGGTTTTCTTACGGGCAAATACCGGCGCGGGGCGGACGCGTCGAAAAGCGCCCGGGCCAGGTATCTCGAACGATACCTCAATGACCGTGGATTTCACATCCTCGATGCTCTGGACCAAGTGGCGCGCGAACATCACGCTACCCCCGCGCGGGTTGCGCTTGCATGGCTGATCGCCCGTCCCGGCGTCACCGCCGCCATTGCCAGCGCCACGAACATGGAACAGATGAACGAATTGATCCGGGCGCCGGAGCTTGCGCCGGCCCCTGCAGACTTCGAGCTTCTGGACAGCGCAAGCGCGTATGAATGA
- a CDS encoding 4Fe-4S binding protein, which yields MFAARDLAFETRKRHTFKPVIHADRCKGCGICAAFCPEKILVPGSHLNAHGYPVVKLVKGALCSGCRRCVLMCPDLAITFAHEENGSCAS from the coding sequence ATGTTTGCAGCTCGAGACCTTGCATTCGAAACCAGGAAGCGTCACACGTTCAAGCCGGTGATCCACGCCGACCGGTGCAAGGGTTGCGGCATCTGTGCGGCATTCTGCCCGGAGAAGATTCTCGTGCCCGGCAGCCATTTGAATGCCCACGGCTATCCGGTGGTGAAGCTGGTCAAGGGCGCGCTCTGCAGCGGCTGCCGCCGTTGCGTCCTGATGTGCCCCGACCTGGCCATCACCTTCGCCCATGAGGAGAACGGGTCATGCGCGTCATGA
- a CDS encoding PAS domain S-box protein, with protein MLDSGIVLSAFCLYMACLFLIALWVERKSAAGRSPANNPFVYSLSLAVYCTAWTYYGSVGQAATSGFLFLPMYLGPTIAIMLWWSILRRLVHLRNSRRITSIADFISARYGRSQSVAAMVTLIALVGITPYVALQLKAIISTFEIITAADASSWIRADVGPLVVVLMVVFTIILGVRRLDPTERHEGMMMALAVECVIKLLALLTVGIFVTYFMYDGFGDIFRRFSESPFHHVFELGRHDAGSYVTWTGYLVLSMSAILFLPRQFHVAVVENHDEKHILTAMWLLPLYLLLVSMFVLPIAAGGLLDGRPPDQADTFVLRIPLQHGKPWLSLLVFIGGFSAAAGMIMITSVTMATMITNHLLLPLVQWIPGLAFVKRHLLKCRWGAVAGFIIIGYWFEERIGESYMLVNIGLISFAAGLQFAPAILGGLFWRGGNKTGAILGLAGGFAVWSYTLLLPSFIKSGWISNALLEKGAWGIELLKPEELFGLTGLNPLSHAVLWTMFVNIGLYVAGSLCSRERDEERSLAEEFVGVLGTPAPLRRARRWDAYIELAPKRSEIEKVFGQYFAEPEATAMVEKCLFQTGIHQAARISIVQLVELHNEVERSLAGAIGSAAAHKALQQGTIFTPREAQELSEVYGEILADLKVLPSELSERIDYYQERERLLLQQARELEEKVNELRKQIRKRKRAQAALRESEERYRTLVESTSDAILMVDKDRMIVSTNQAFLDLFGYERGELEGQSIRVVHPSEESYVVFGQRAHHAIRTGAPFRTEWNLVRKDGTILPMEGSYSAIRGPDGSPTAYVAVIRDITERKKAEEELKNYRDRLENMVRERTLQLEAAQKALVQREKLKTLGAIAAEVAHEIRNPLMSLGGFAMRLQKKYPESPEVEIILEESRRLEKILDRIKDYLRPVDIRSRECPVNTVAAECVGLLAQDLERERVVWQLDLAPELPPALVDPDVLGEVFVHVITHIAKVMDKQGLLTIRTYESDRNIQIDFRYRLPAHKSVQDPERLFLPFEEGDATGGVPLSYRLLKGMGGLLFVTQEERDTLFTVSLPRVPESSGDTKQSIDE; from the coding sequence GTGCTTGACTCCGGCATAGTGCTCAGCGCGTTCTGCCTGTACATGGCATGCCTGTTCCTGATTGCCCTGTGGGTGGAGCGGAAATCGGCGGCAGGCAGAAGCCCTGCCAACAACCCTTTCGTCTATTCTCTATCCCTGGCGGTCTACTGCACGGCCTGGACATACTATGGAAGCGTGGGTCAGGCCGCAACTTCCGGGTTTCTCTTTCTGCCCATGTATCTGGGTCCGACGATCGCCATCATGCTGTGGTGGTCCATTCTGCGGAGACTGGTTCATCTCAGGAACAGCCGTCGCATCACGAGCATTGCGGATTTCATCTCAGCCCGTTACGGCAGGTCCCAGTCCGTTGCCGCCATGGTCACCCTTATCGCGCTGGTGGGCATCACACCCTACGTCGCGCTTCAGCTCAAGGCGATCATTTCCACTTTCGAGATCATCACCGCGGCCGACGCATCCTCCTGGATCCGGGCGGATGTGGGTCCCCTGGTCGTGGTGCTCATGGTGGTCTTTACGATCATCCTTGGCGTGAGGCGGCTGGATCCCACCGAACGGCACGAGGGCATGATGATGGCCCTGGCGGTGGAATGTGTCATTAAATTGCTGGCCCTCCTCACCGTCGGCATCTTTGTGACTTACTTCATGTATGACGGCTTCGGCGACATCTTCAGGCGGTTCTCGGAGAGCCCTTTTCATCATGTCTTCGAACTGGGGAGGCACGATGCCGGTTCCTACGTCACGTGGACGGGTTATCTCGTCCTTTCCATGTCGGCGATTCTCTTTCTCCCCAGGCAGTTTCACGTGGCGGTCGTGGAGAACCACGACGAGAAACACATCCTGACGGCCATGTGGCTCCTGCCGCTCTACCTGCTGCTGGTCAGCATGTTCGTTCTCCCCATCGCCGCGGGAGGGCTGCTCGACGGCCGGCCGCCCGACCAGGCGGACACCTTTGTTTTGCGCATCCCTCTTCAGCACGGCAAACCGTGGCTGTCGCTCCTGGTGTTCATCGGAGGTTTTTCCGCGGCGGCGGGCATGATCATGATCACCTCGGTAACTATGGCAACCATGATCACCAACCATCTGCTGCTGCCCCTGGTGCAATGGATTCCCGGCCTGGCTTTCGTTAAGCGCCATCTTTTGAAATGCCGGTGGGGCGCTGTGGCCGGTTTCATCATCATCGGTTACTGGTTCGAGGAGCGAATCGGTGAATCCTACATGCTGGTCAATATCGGCCTCATTTCGTTCGCCGCGGGGCTTCAGTTCGCTCCGGCCATTCTGGGCGGCCTCTTCTGGCGGGGTGGGAACAAGACCGGCGCCATCCTCGGCCTCGCCGGGGGATTCGCCGTCTGGAGCTACACGCTGCTCCTGCCGTCTTTCATCAAGAGCGGCTGGATTTCAAACGCTCTGCTCGAAAAGGGAGCGTGGGGAATCGAGCTTCTGAAACCGGAGGAGCTGTTCGGCCTGACGGGGTTGAACCCCTTGAGCCACGCCGTTCTCTGGACGATGTTCGTCAATATCGGTCTCTATGTTGCCGGTTCCCTGTGTTCCAGGGAACGCGATGAAGAGCGGAGTCTTGCCGAGGAATTCGTGGGGGTTCTGGGTACGCCGGCTCCTCTGCGCCGCGCCCGCCGCTGGGACGCTTACATCGAGCTGGCTCCCAAGAGAAGCGAGATCGAAAAGGTTTTCGGCCAGTATTTTGCCGAACCGGAGGCGACGGCCATGGTGGAGAAATGCCTTTTCCAGACGGGAATACATCAGGCCGCGCGGATTTCGATCGTCCAGCTGGTCGAGCTGCATAACGAGGTGGAGCGATCCCTGGCCGGGGCCATCGGGTCGGCGGCCGCTCACAAGGCCTTGCAGCAGGGGACCATTTTTACGCCCAGGGAAGCCCAGGAGCTTTCCGAGGTTTATGGCGAGATCCTCGCCGACCTGAAGGTTTTGCCGAGCGAGCTGTCTGAGCGAATCGACTATTACCAGGAAAGGGAAAGGCTCCTTCTCCAACAGGCCAGGGAGCTGGAAGAGAAGGTGAACGAGCTGCGAAAGCAGATCCGGAAGCGCAAGCGGGCCCAGGCGGCACTCAGGGAGTCCGAGGAACGCTACAGGACACTGGTGGAAAGCACCTCGGACGCCATTCTGATGGTGGATAAGGACAGAATGATCGTTTCCACCAATCAGGCGTTCCTGGACCTTTTCGGCTACGAGCGCGGGGAGCTGGAGGGGCAATCCATACGAGTGGTTCACCCCTCCGAAGAGAGTTATGTCGTTTTCGGGCAACGAGCGCACCATGCCATCCGAACCGGAGCTCCCTTCCGGACGGAATGGAACCTCGTGCGCAAGGATGGAACCATACTCCCCATGGAAGGATCGTACTCGGCGATCAGAGGACCGGATGGTTCGCCAACGGCTTATGTCGCCGTCATCAGGGACATCACCGAAAGGAAGAAGGCCGAGGAAGAGCTGAAAAATTATCGCGATCGACTCGAGAATATGGTCAGGGAACGGACCCTGCAACTCGAGGCCGCTCAAAAGGCCCTGGTGCAGAGAGAAAAGCTCAAGACTCTCGGCGCCATCGCGGCGGAGGTGGCCCACGAAATACGCAATCCGCTCATGTCTTTGGGCGGGTTTGCCATGCGTCTCCAAAAGAAATATCCTGAGAGCCCCGAGGTGGAAATCATTCTGGAGGAATCCAGGCGACTGGAGAAGATCCTGGACCGCATCAAGGACTATCTCAGACCCGTCGACATCCGTTCCCGGGAATGCCCCGTGAACACCGTGGCGGCGGAATGCGTGGGGTTGCTCGCGCAGGACCTGGAACGCGAACGGGTGGTCTGGCAATTGGATCTCGCCCCGGAGCTCCCCCCTGCATTGGTGGACCCCGATGTCCTGGGCGAAGTCTTCGTTCATGTGATCACGCATATCGCAAAGGTCATGGATAAACAGGGACTTCTGACCATAAGAACCTACGAAAGCGACCGCAACATCCAGATCGATTTCCGGTATCGCCTCCCGGCGCACAAGTCCGTCCAGGATCCCGAACGGCTTTTTCTGCCTTTTGAGGAAGGCGAT
- the vorB gene encoding 3-methyl-2-oxobutanoate dehydrogenase subunit VorB has translation MRVMMKGNEALAEAALRAGCRYYFGYPITPQTELMEYMARRLPEIGGTFLQAESEVAAVNMVYGAAGAGARVMTSSSGPGISLKQEGISFLASAELPCVIVNVMRGGPGLGTIQPSQGDYFQATRGGGHGDYRVPVLAPSSVQETADLVFESFDLAEQYRTPVLLLTDGVLGQMMEPLRLPEVRTPRTSRAPWITDGCKGRQRRIVKTLYLDPRALEAHNLHLQAKYAQLAREEVRSEVYGIDGGMDVLIVAFGICARAARTAVDNLREKGLRAGLFRPVTLWPFPGAALEAAALAARHVLTVELNAGQMVEDVRLALSGREIAFHGRMGGIMITASEIEAEVQRISEGSEAA, from the coding sequence ATGCGCGTCATGATGAAAGGCAATGAAGCCCTGGCCGAAGCGGCCCTGCGGGCTGGGTGCCGGTACTACTTCGGATACCCCATAACGCCTCAGACCGAGCTCATGGAATACATGGCCCGCCGCCTGCCCGAGATCGGCGGGACCTTCCTGCAGGCGGAGAGCGAGGTGGCGGCCGTGAACATGGTCTACGGGGCTGCGGGCGCGGGAGCCCGCGTAATGACCTCTTCCTCCGGGCCGGGAATCAGCCTGAAGCAGGAAGGGATTTCCTTCCTGGCGTCGGCCGAGCTGCCCTGCGTGATTGTGAACGTCATGCGGGGCGGGCCCGGGCTCGGCACCATTCAGCCGTCGCAGGGAGACTATTTCCAGGCGACCCGGGGCGGCGGCCACGGCGACTACCGGGTGCCGGTCCTGGCGCCGTCCTCCGTCCAGGAAACGGCCGATCTCGTTTTTGAATCCTTCGACCTGGCCGAACAATACCGTACCCCCGTGCTGCTGCTCACCGACGGCGTGCTCGGCCAGATGATGGAACCGTTGCGGTTACCCGAAGTGCGCACTCCGCGCACTTCACGCGCGCCGTGGATCACGGACGGCTGCAAGGGACGTCAGAGGCGGATCGTCAAGACCCTTTACCTCGACCCCCGCGCCCTGGAGGCGCACAACCTTCACCTTCAGGCCAAATACGCGCAACTCGCGCGCGAAGAGGTCAGGTCCGAGGTCTATGGCATCGACGGCGGCATGGACGTATTGATTGTGGCTTTTGGGATCTGCGCTCGAGCGGCCCGCACCGCCGTGGACAACCTGAGGGAGAAGGGCTTGCGGGCGGGGCTGTTTCGCCCGGTTACCCTGTGGCCTTTTCCCGGTGCCGCCCTGGAAGCCGCCGCCCTGGCGGCAAGGCACGTCCTCACCGTGGAGTTGAACGCCGGCCAGATGGTTGAGGACGTGCGGCTGGCGCTGTCGGGGCGGGAGATCGCCTTCCATGGGCGCATGGGAGGCATCATGATCACGGCTTCGGAAATCGAGGCCGAGGTCCAACGGATCAGCGAAGGGAGTGAGGCAGCATGA
- a CDS encoding thiamine pyrophosphate-dependent enzyme has product MSRAASIRPKTLTAARFHYCPGCGHGVAHRLVAEVIDELGLREKTVGVASVGCSVLIYNYLDLDMQESPHGRAPAVATGIKRVLPDRIVFTYQGDGDLASIGLSEIVHAAARGENITVIFINNANYGMTGGQMAPTTLPGQKTTTSPAGRDVTRAGYPLRMAELLAGLDGPVYIARAALYNPAQVVRAKKCIRKAFLCQERGMGFSLVEILSSCPNNWGMEPTAALRWVETQMTARYPLGVFKDATVPTVRGDTAGSREDSSPEPGK; this is encoded by the coding sequence ATGAGCCGAGCCGCTTCTATTCGTCCGAAAACGTTGACGGCAGCGAGGTTTCACTATTGTCCCGGCTGCGGCCACGGGGTGGCGCACCGGCTTGTCGCGGAAGTCATCGACGAGCTCGGCCTGCGGGAAAAGACGGTCGGCGTGGCTTCCGTGGGATGTTCGGTCCTGATCTACAACTACCTGGACCTGGACATGCAGGAATCCCCACACGGCCGGGCGCCCGCCGTGGCCACGGGAATCAAGCGGGTGCTCCCGGACCGGATCGTGTTCACTTACCAGGGCGACGGAGACCTGGCCTCCATCGGATTGTCGGAAATCGTCCATGCGGCGGCGCGCGGCGAGAACATCACCGTGATTTTCATCAACAATGCAAACTATGGCATGACCGGAGGCCAAATGGCCCCGACCACGCTGCCCGGGCAGAAGACGACGACTTCGCCCGCCGGCAGGGACGTAACCCGGGCCGGATATCCGCTGCGGATGGCCGAGCTCCTTGCGGGGCTGGACGGGCCCGTCTACATCGCGCGGGCGGCCCTCTACAACCCGGCACAGGTGGTCCGGGCAAAGAAGTGCATCAGGAAAGCCTTTCTGTGCCAGGAACGGGGCATGGGGTTCTCCCTGGTGGAAATACTCTCGTCCTGCCCCAACAACTGGGGAATGGAACCGACCGCGGCGTTGCGTTGGGTCGAGACGCAGATGACCGCTCGCTACCCGCTTGGGGTTTTCAAGGACGCGACGGTGCCGACGGTCCGCGGCGACACGGCCGGCAGCCGGGAAGACTCGTCGCCGGAACCGGGAAAGTGA
- a CDS encoding thiamine pyrophosphate-binding protein, which translates to MAGLTGGKLVAKTLATEGVQAIFTLCGAHVMDIYSGCLDEGIRIIDVRHEQTAAHAADAWTRLTGVPGVAVVTAGPGVTDAVTGVANAYRAQVPMLLIGGQAPIRNLLKGGLQEMNSVDMMRPITKFSGTVFDTVRIPEMIGLALREACNGRPGPSFLEIPQDVLDREVEENEVRVPVQSRSQCRLTGDRKLMARAAGLLAKAQRPALIAGTQVWSCRAVEQLRLFVERAGIPTYLNGAARGCLPVDSPHAFNRTRKFALSKADVVLVIGTPFDFRLGYGSRIAEGAKIIQVDLDYAELCHNRDVEVAIQADAGAFLEELEGAVSPAGGTRKWLDELRTMETELLERESRFLSSDAVPIHPLRLAREIDAFLRDDSILIADGGDTVTMSASVIRPRGPGQWLDPGPLGTLGVGTPFAIAAKAAMPARDVVVLFGDGAFGLTGFDYDTLIRFNLPMVGIVANNGAWNQVRYVQLLKYGPQKGNTANLLHSLRYDRIIEAMGGHGEHVTEPGEIRAALDRARNSGKPACVNVLVDRETFSSSTRDLTIYK; encoded by the coding sequence ATGGCCGGATTGACAGGCGGCAAGCTGGTTGCAAAAACCCTCGCCACAGAGGGGGTTCAAGCCATTTTCACGCTCTGCGGCGCTCACGTCATGGACATTTACAGCGGGTGCCTGGACGAGGGAATCCGCATCATCGACGTGCGGCACGAGCAGACGGCGGCCCATGCGGCGGATGCATGGACCAGGCTCACCGGCGTCCCGGGGGTCGCCGTGGTCACGGCCGGACCCGGGGTGACCGATGCGGTCACCGGGGTGGCCAACGCGTACAGAGCCCAAGTGCCGATGCTTCTCATCGGCGGTCAGGCTCCGATCCGGAACCTGCTCAAGGGCGGACTGCAGGAAATGAATTCCGTGGACATGATGCGCCCCATCACCAAGTTCTCGGGCACGGTCTTCGATACCGTGCGCATCCCGGAGATGATCGGGCTCGCGCTCCGGGAAGCCTGCAACGGGCGTCCGGGTCCGTCTTTTCTCGAAATTCCCCAGGACGTGCTGGATCGGGAAGTGGAAGAAAACGAGGTCCGCGTCCCCGTTCAGTCCCGCTCCCAATGCCGCCTGACGGGTGACAGGAAACTCATGGCCCGGGCCGCCGGACTGCTCGCCAAAGCGCAGCGCCCCGCGCTGATCGCCGGGACGCAGGTCTGGAGCTGCCGTGCGGTGGAACAGCTGCGTTTGTTTGTGGAACGGGCCGGGATTCCCACCTACCTCAACGGCGCGGCGCGAGGTTGCCTGCCGGTCGATTCGCCGCACGCGTTCAATCGGACCCGAAAGTTCGCGCTTTCCAAGGCCGACGTCGTGCTGGTCATCGGCACTCCGTTCGACTTCAGGCTTGGATACGGCAGCCGAATTGCAGAGGGGGCGAAGATCATCCAGGTCGACCTCGACTACGCGGAGCTGTGTCATAACCGTGACGTGGAAGTGGCCATACAGGCGGACGCGGGTGCTTTCCTGGAAGAGCTCGAGGGCGCCGTGTCACCTGCCGGAGGAACCCGCAAGTGGCTCGACGAGCTGCGTACCATGGAAACCGAGCTTCTGGAGAGGGAAAGTCGTTTTCTGAGCTCGGATGCCGTGCCGATTCACCCGCTCAGGCTCGCGCGCGAGATCGATGCTTTCCTCCGGGACGACAGCATCCTCATCGCCGACGGCGGCGACACCGTCACGATGTCGGCGAGCGTGATACGGCCACGAGGGCCCGGCCAGTGGCTCGACCCCGGTCCGCTCGGCACGCTGGGAGTGGGAACGCCGTTCGCCATCGCCGCCAAGGCGGCCATGCCGGCCAGGGACGTCGTGGTGCTTTTCGGTGACGGAGCCTTCGGGTTGACCGGGTTCGATTACGATACGCTCATTCGGTTCAACCTGCCCATGGTCGGAATTGTGGCCAACAACGGGGCGTGGAATCAGGTGCGCTACGTGCAGTTGTTGAAATACGGACCCCAAAAGGGGAATACGGCCAATCTGCTCCATTCTCTGCGCTACGACCGGATTATCGAGGCCATGGGCGGACACGGCGAGCACGTCACCGAACCGGGCGAAATACGGGCCGCCCTCGACCGCGCCCGAAATTCCGGCAAGCCGGCATGCGTCAACGTTCTCGTGGACCGCGAGACGTTCAGCTCCAGCACCCGCGATTTGACCATTTACAAGTGA
- a CDS encoding acyl-CoA synthetase, with protein sequence MSILLAAQAARYSDRDAISTPEGVFSYRRLLDASARVASFLLGGSSDLEEKPVAFLAPPGFHYVAVQWGIWRAGGIAMPLSLFHPRPELEYVLDDTHPAAVIAHPQLAAVLKPLSEDLRLRFALSTEALEHAPGVLPTIVADRRAMILYTSGTTGRPKGVVTTHANLAAQVTSLVLAWGWTSEDRILNVLPLHHVHGIVNVLACALRVGAVCEILPRFDPAEVWGRFLRGGLTLFMAVPTIYVKLIDHWEKSSPADRERMSEACRGMRLMVSGSAALPVGTLEQWRRISGHVLLERYGMTEIGMALSNPLEGRRIPGSVGSPLPGVEVRLTDESGKPVAIGTPGEIEVRGPTVFLEYWNRSEDTLKAFRDGWFLTGDIAVEEHGTYRILGRNSVDILKTGGYKVSALEIEETVRTHPDIRECAVVGVPDPVWGDRVCAALVMREGAKVELESFRAWAGERLAPYKIPREIAILSELPRNAMGKVSKPALKERFQREKP encoded by the coding sequence ATGTCCATACTTCTCGCCGCACAGGCTGCACGGTACTCCGACCGGGATGCAATTTCGACCCCGGAGGGTGTTTTTTCGTACCGCCGACTCCTCGACGCATCGGCGAGGGTTGCATCCTTTCTGTTGGGCGGCTCTTCCGATCTGGAGGAAAAACCGGTGGCCTTCCTGGCGCCTCCGGGGTTCCACTATGTTGCGGTGCAGTGGGGTATCTGGCGCGCCGGAGGCATCGCCATGCCGCTGTCCCTGTTCCATCCCCGCCCGGAACTGGAATACGTGCTCGACGATACGCACCCTGCCGCGGTCATCGCTCACCCGCAACTCGCGGCGGTCCTGAAGCCCCTCTCGGAGGACCTGCGCTTGAGGTTCGCCTTGAGCACCGAGGCGCTGGAGCACGCTCCGGGAGTCCTTCCGACGATCGTCGCGGACCGGCGGGCCATGATTCTCTATACGAGCGGCACCACGGGCAGGCCCAAGGGAGTGGTGACGACGCATGCAAACCTTGCGGCCCAGGTGACCAGCCTGGTCCTGGCCTGGGGATGGACGTCCGAGGATCGCATCCTGAACGTTCTGCCGCTGCATCACGTTCACGGAATAGTGAACGTGCTCGCCTGCGCCCTCCGGGTCGGAGCGGTCTGCGAAATCCTGCCCCGGTTCGATCCGGCCGAGGTATGGGGCCGCTTCTTGCGAGGCGGGCTCACCCTGTTCATGGCGGTGCCGACGATTTATGTGAAGCTCATCGATCACTGGGAAAAGTCGTCGCCCGCGGACCGGGAACGCATGTCCGAAGCCTGCCGCGGGATGCGGCTCATGGTGTCCGGTTCCGCGGCGCTTCCGGTCGGCACCCTGGAGCAGTGGCGGCGCATATCCGGCCACGTGCTGCTGGAAAGATACGGAATGACCGAGATCGGGATGGCTCTGTCCAATCCTTTGGAGGGGAGGCGTATACCCGGTTCCGTGGGGAGCCCGCTCCCCGGCGTGGAGGTGAGGCTGACGGACGAATCCGGCAAACCGGTCGCGATCGGCACTCCCGGCGAGATCGAAGTTCGCGGCCCCACGGTGTTTCTCGAATATTGGAACCGATCCGAGGATACTCTCAAGGCGTTCAGGGACGGATGGTTCCTCACGGGGGACATCGCCGTCGAAGAACACGGCACGTACCGCATTCTCGGGCGCAACAGCGTGGATATTCTCAAGACCGGCGGGTACAAGGTTTCGGCGCTTGAAATCGAAGAGACCGTGAGAACGCATCCGGACATCCGGGAATGCGCCGTGGTGGGGGTTCCGGACCCCGTTTGGGGCGATCGCGTGTGCGCCGCGCTGGTGATGCGGGAAGGCGCGAAAGTGGAGCTCGAATCCTTTCGGGCATGGGCCGGAGAACGGCTGGCTCCGTACAAGATTCCCAGAGAGATAGCAATCCTTTCCGAATTGCCCCGGAACGCCATGGGAAAGGTGTCCAAGCCGGCGTTGAAGGAACGCTTTCAGCGCGAGAAGCCTTAG
- a CDS encoding 2-oxoacid:acceptor oxidoreductase family protein, which produces MYHQVLIAGFGGQGVLLCGQILALAAMIEGKHVTWMPSYGPEQRGGTASCVVTLSDRPIGSPLAEKLSAALIFNRPSLLKYEPQLSDGSLLILNSSIVQAHSGYDRHHVYHVPADTIARKAGLRRASNIVMLGAYLAATGVVSFEAARDAIAHHLGPAKAHLVAADLKALAAGQSFMRAFQAGPSERSLKHAV; this is translated from the coding sequence ATGTATCATCAGGTTCTAATCGCAGGCTTCGGGGGGCAGGGAGTCCTGCTGTGCGGGCAGATCCTGGCTTTGGCGGCCATGATCGAGGGGAAGCACGTGACCTGGATGCCTTCTTATGGCCCGGAACAGCGCGGAGGCACGGCCTCCTGCGTGGTCACGCTCTCCGATCGGCCCATCGGTTCTCCTCTGGCGGAAAAGCTGTCCGCGGCCCTGATTTTCAACCGTCCTTCCCTCCTCAAGTATGAGCCACAGCTGAGCGACGGGAGCCTCCTTATCCTCAATTCGTCCATCGTCCAGGCGCACAGCGGGTACGACAGGCATCACGTGTACCACGTCCCCGCGGACACCATCGCCAGGAAAGCCGGGCTCCGAAGGGCCAGCAACATCGTCATGCTGGGAGCCTACCTCGCCGCGACCGGTGTGGTGTCGTTCGAGGCGGCACGGGATGCCATCGCCCACCATCTTGGACCGGCCAAGGCTCACCTCGTGGCGGCGGATCTGAAGGCGCTCGCCGCCGGGCAGAGCTTCATGCGCGCTTTCCAGGCAGGACCTTCCGAGCGATCGCTGAAACACGCCGTGTAG